Proteins from a genomic interval of Indicator indicator isolate 239-I01 chromosome 1, UM_Iind_1.1, whole genome shotgun sequence:
- the SAP18 gene encoding histone deacetylase complex subunit SAP18: MAVESRVTQEEIKKEPEKPIDREKTCPLLLRVFTTNNGRHHRMDEFSRGNVPSSELQIYTWMDATLKELTSLVKEVYPEARKKGTHFNFAIVFTDLKRPGYRVKEIGSTMSGRKGTDDSMTLQSQKFQIGDYLDIAITPPNRAPPPSSRMRPY, from the exons ATGGCGGTGGAGTCTCGGGTCACGCAGGAGGAGATTAAGAAGGAGCCGGAGAAGCCGATCGACCGGGAAAAG ACGTGCCCGCTGCTGCTTCGCGTCTTCACCACCAACAATGGGCGGCACCACCGTATGGACGAGTTCTCCCGTGGCAATGTGCCCTCCAGCGAGCTGCAGATCTACACCTG GATGGATGCAACTCTGAAAGAACTGACCAGCTTAGTGAAAGAAGTTTACCCAGAAGCACGGAAGAAGGGCACACACTTCAATTTTGCAATTGTTTTTACAGATCTCAAGAGGCCTGGATATAG GGTGAAGGAGATTGGCAGCACCATGTCAGGCAGGAAGGGCACAGATGATTCCATGACATTGCAGTCTCAGAAATTCCAGATAGGAGACTACCTGGATATAGCAATTACTCCTCCAAACCGCGCACCACCCCCATCGAGCCGCATGAGACCATACTAA
- the SKA3 gene encoding LOW QUALITY PROTEIN: spindle and kinetochore-associated protein 3 (The sequence of the model RefSeq protein was modified relative to this genomic sequence to represent the inferred CDS: inserted 1 base in 1 codon; deleted 1 base in 1 codon) yields MDVSRGFFSNLRDVCLTLEKNTRQLDQALRREDMDYEDESPVGVLHDLHCEIRTLKEDINASLGKSCSSKEAIHDFMKETETLIERNASNLGKIRELFQKYGYEPHVKNSTEEKEEVNSYSAVSVQNKSDEEEADDVPHLPASAEKPLVPKDPLCNPQLSDFGLSQYAFSRPWSAAEQQPPTKACQEHDSNNRTPLKTPSPSILPKTPKCRLKMEDYECATPKLEHFGISEHTMCMNEDYTMSLIHKTAQAVTKFVKNVDHEMKIPEMTSRGIIVTPRPKQKGPTENAAADWMASPMVFVFCTPDVKISPKTNSTVSSRSPGTNELPPPSQTETPRCPDFETRWLVREAKVQVMQREKIQSVTKKDVTNKKPTEDRIPFAVSSDNYLKRFGDPSPPKIKSYDELLDTPPPPEITRIPDDVLQILFKYNHKADSSTDKEMETKAGSTTRYESDFTXYCNKENRY; encoded by the exons ATGGACGTGTCCAGGGGCTTCTTCAGTAATCTGCGCGACGTGTGCCTCACGCTAGAGAAGAACACTAGGCAGCTCGATCAGGCCTTACGCAGAGAGGACATGG ACTATGAAGATGAATCTCCAGTAGGAGTCTTACATGACCTCCATTGTGAAATCAGGACTCTGAAG GAAGATATTAATGCCAGTCTTGGTAAGAGTTGCTCTTCAAAAGAAGCAATTCATGATTTTATGAAGGAAACTGAAACACTGATAGAAAGAAATGCATCCAATCTTGGAAAAATAAGAGAGCTGTTCCAGAAATATGGCTACGAACCACATGTCAAAAACTCCACAG aagagaaggaagaagttaaCAGTTATTCAGCAGTGTCTGTccagaataaatctgatgaagaggaAGCAGATGATGTACCTCATCTTCCAGCTTCTGCTGAGAAGCCACTGGTGCCCAAAGACCCGCTGTGTAACCCCCAACTTTCTGATTTTGGTCTTTCACAATACGCTTTCTCCAGGCCTTGGAGTGCAGCAGAACAACAACCCCCAACAAAAGCATGTCAAGAACATGATTCAAATAATAGGACTCCACTGAAAACACCATCTCCTTCTATTTTGCCCAAAACACCTAAATGTAGGCTGAAAATGGAAGATTATGAGTGTGCAACACCAAAACTTGAACACTTTGGCATTAGCGAACATACCATGTGTATGAATGAAGATTATACGATGTCACTTATTCACAAAACTGCTCAGGCAGTCACAAA GTTCGTTAAAAATGTTGATCATGAAATGAAAATACCAGAGATGACATCCAGGGGAATCATTGTTACTCCTAGGCCAAAACAAAAAGGGCCAACTGAGAATG cagcagctgactgGATGGCTTCTCCTATGGTGTTTGTGTTCTGTACTCCTGATGTGAAAATCTCTCCCAAAACAAATAGTACAGTATCATCAAGGTCACCAGGGACAAATGAGCTGCCTCCTCCTAGTCAGACAGAAACACCACGATGTCCAGATTTTGAAACAAGATGGCTAGTAAGAGAAGCTAAGGTA CAAGTAATGCAGAGGGAAAAGATTCAGTCAGTGACAAAGAAAGAtgtaacaaataaaaaacccacagaagatAGAATTCCTTTTGCTGTGAGCTCTGACAACTATCTTAAACGTTTTGGAGACCCTTCTCCTCCCAAAATAAAATCCTATGATGAATTACTTGATACTCCTCCACCTCCAGAAATAACAAGGATACCAGATGATGTTCTACAG ATTTTGTTCAAGTATAATCATAAAGCAGACTCTTCTACAGACAAGGAA ATGGAGACCAAGGCAGGAAGTACTACAAGATATGAAAGTGATTTCA AATACTGCAACAAAGAGAACAGGTATTAA
- the MRPL57 gene encoding ribosomal protein 63, mitochondrial, translating into MLLTTVLLRKRIPGKQWIGKYRRPRPVTLSMKQAMIRRLEIEAENEYWLSRPYLTRQQEYKHNTEERRARWEAFKSRIMTKCPEHRYISDDLNHLNVTKRWTS; encoded by the coding sequence ATGCTTTTAACAACAGTGTTGCTCCGCAAGAGAATTCCTGGAAAACAATGGATTGGAAAGTACAGGCGACCAAGACCAGTTACCCTTTCAATGAAGCAAGCAATGATCCGAAGGCTGGAAATTGAAGCAGAAAATGAATATTGGCTGAGTCGACCTTACCTGACAAGGCAACAGGAGTACAAACATAATACGGAAGAGAGACGTGCAAGATGGGAAGCTTTCAAAAGTCGGATAATGACCAAGTGCCCTGAGCATAGATACATCAGTGATGATTTAAACCACTTAAATGTGACAAAAAGGTGGACATCTTGA